The following are encoded together in the Archocentrus centrarchus isolate MPI-CPG fArcCen1 chromosome 23, fArcCen1, whole genome shotgun sequence genome:
- the msrb3 gene encoding methionine-R-sulfoxide reductase B3 isoform X1: MAVLLRRGLFVALHHALGQGSSSVCHPAALLGACRTKKTWPLSFTEQELRKRLTPKQYHVTQERGTESAFSGEFTYHADEGTYTCVVCGSPLFSSSSKFDSGSGWPSFFDLLKEDSITKTDDFSYGMHRVETTCSQCGAHLGHLFDDGPRPTGKRYCINSASLAFEPKDTASSASSSEAASSSVSDEKTEL; the protein is encoded by the exons ATGGCCGTCCTCCTCAGACGTGGGCTTTTTGTGGCCCTGCATCATGCCCTTGGGCAAGGCAGCAGCTCAGTCTGCCACCCTGCTGCTCTTCTAG GAGCATGTAGGACTAAAAAGACATGGCCGCTGAGCTTCactgagcaggagctgaggaaaCGCCTCACACCGAAGCAGTACCATGTGACCCAGGAAAGAGGCACCGAGAG TGCCTTCAGTGGAGAGTTCACGTATCATGCAGATGAAGGGACCTATACTTGTGTTGTTTGTGGGTCCCCCCTGTTCag CTCCAGCTCTAAATTTGACTCTGGATCGG GTTGGCCATCCTTCTTTGACCTCCTGAAGGAGGACTCCATCACTAAGACCGATGACTTCTCCTATGGAATGCACAGAGTGGAGACGACATGCAGTCAG TGTGGAGCTCATCTGGGACACCTGTTTGATGATGGTCCAAGACCCACAGGGAAACGCTACTGCATCAACTCTGCCTCACTGGCCTTTGAGCCCAAAGACACAGCTTCCTCTGCCTCCAGCAGTGAAGCTGCCAGCAGCTCTGTGAGCGATGAGAAGACCGAGCtctga
- the msrb3 gene encoding methionine-R-sulfoxide reductase B3 isoform X2, with product MSGFNLLHLITKSQPVALRSCSLPSGACRTKKTWPLSFTEQELRKRLTPKQYHVTQERGTESAFSGEFTYHADEGTYTCVVCGSPLFSSSSKFDSGSGWPSFFDLLKEDSITKTDDFSYGMHRVETTCSQCGAHLGHLFDDGPRPTGKRYCINSASLAFEPKDTASSASSSEAASSSVSDEKTEL from the exons ATGTCGGGCTTCAATCTGCTGCATCTAATAACCAAGAGTCAGCCTGTAGCTCTGAGGTCCTGCAGTCTTCCCTCAG GAGCATGTAGGACTAAAAAGACATGGCCGCTGAGCTTCactgagcaggagctgaggaaaCGCCTCACACCGAAGCAGTACCATGTGACCCAGGAAAGAGGCACCGAGAG TGCCTTCAGTGGAGAGTTCACGTATCATGCAGATGAAGGGACCTATACTTGTGTTGTTTGTGGGTCCCCCCTGTTCag CTCCAGCTCTAAATTTGACTCTGGATCGG GTTGGCCATCCTTCTTTGACCTCCTGAAGGAGGACTCCATCACTAAGACCGATGACTTCTCCTATGGAATGCACAGAGTGGAGACGACATGCAGTCAG TGTGGAGCTCATCTGGGACACCTGTTTGATGATGGTCCAAGACCCACAGGGAAACGCTACTGCATCAACTCTGCCTCACTGGCCTTTGAGCCCAAAGACACAGCTTCCTCTGCCTCCAGCAGTGAAGCTGCCAGCAGCTCTGTGAGCGATGAGAAGACCGAGCtctga
- the dera gene encoding deoxyribose-phosphate aldolase, with the protein MSARNPGTKLDLDWISRVRVNTQAVLKRAQHIQGLKLPKNQWQAAWLLKAVTLIDLTTLAGDDTFSNVHRLCMKAVQPVQRDLLRKLDMQDKGVTTAAVCVYPSRVTDAVKALKAANSSLPVASVATGFPAGQTPLETRLQEVRIAVTHGATEIDIVVNRMLAITGQWEAVYDEIRQFREACGDAHMKTILAVGELGSFTNVYRASMVAMMAGSDFIKTSTGKEAVNATYPVAIVMVRAIRDYFMCTGHKVGFKPAGGIRTAQESLVWLTLIREELGNDWLCPGLFRLGASSLLADIERQIYHQVTGQYAAYHDLPMA; encoded by the exons ATGTCGGCCAGGAACCCGGGGACGAAGCTCG ACCTGGACTGGATATCCAGAGTGAGAGTGAACACACAGGCTGTCTTGAAGAGGGCTCAGCACATTCAAGGACTGAAGCTCCCCAAGAACCAGTGGCAG GCCGCCTGGCTGCTGAAGGCCGTAACGCTCATCGACCTGACGACTCTGGCTGGAGACGACACGTTCTCCAACGTCCATCGGCTCTGTATGAAAGCTGTGCAGCCGGTCCAGCGTGACCTGCTCAGGAAGCTGGATATGCAGGACAAAG GAGTgactacagcagcagtgtgtgtatatCCATCTCGGGTAACTGATGCTGTCAAAGCACTTAAAGCAGCCAACTCCAGCCTTCCTGTTGCCTCAG TGGCCACTGGTTTTCCAGCAGGACAGACACCACTGGAGACCCGCTTGCAGGAGGTCCGCATAGCAGTGACTCACGGTGCCACTGAGATCGACATTGTCGTCAACAGGATGCTGGCCATCACAGGACAGTGGGAAG CCGTGTATGATGAGATCCGTCAGTTTCGGGAGGCCTGTGGCGACGCCCACATGAAGACCATCCTGGCTGTTGGAGAGCTGGGCTCATTCACTAATGTCTACAGAGCCAGCATGGTCGCCATGATGGCCG GTTCGGACTTCATCAAGACATCTACAGGGAAGGAGGCTGTCAATGCTACTTACCCTGTTGCCATAGTGATGGTGCGAGCTATCCGTGACTACTTCATGTGTACGGGCCACAAG GTGGGCTTTAAGCCAGCAGGGGGGATCCGAACAGCTCAGGAGTCTTTGGTGTGGCTAACTCTgatcagagaggagctggggaATGATTGGCTCTGTCCTGGCCTGTTTCGCCTGGGAGCCAGCAGCCTGTTGGCTGACATTGAGCGGCAG ATCTATCATCAAGTGACCGGACAGTATGCAGCCTATCATGATCTGCCCATGGCTTGA